The Kineococcus radiotolerans SRS30216 = ATCC BAA-149 genomic interval GGGTTGTTCGGCTACGGCGAGGAGGCCGAGAAGATCACCCCGGCGATCGAGGCCCTGCGCGCCGGCGGCATCGACGCCATCGGCCCACTGCCCGCCGACACCCTCTTCTTCCTCGCCGGCCGCGGCGACTACGACCTCGTCGTCGCGATGTACCACGACCAGGGCCACGGGCCGGTGAAGGTCCTCGGCATCGAGGCCGGGGTGAACATCACCGTCGGCCTGCCCGTCATCCGCACCTCCGTCGACCACGGCACCGCCTTCGACATCGCCGGCACGGGCACGGTCGATACCCGCAGCATGGTCGAGGCCATGCGGCAGGCCATCGAGGTCGCGCCCCGCCCGACCACGAACTGACGGGGGACGCGTGCCCTCCGCAGCGACCGGAACCCGGCGCTCCGCCATCGTCGACCTCGCCCTCGAGGAGGGCCTCGCCCACGTCGAGGCGCTCGCCGCGCGGTTCGAGGTGTCACCCTCGACCATCCGCCGCGACCTCGCGATCCTCACCGCCGAGGGGCACATCGCCCGCACCTACGGCGGAGCCATCCCGATCAGCGCGCACTCCGAGACGACGCTGCGCCAGCGGATGGACGAGGCCCATGGCGCCAAGACCGCGATCGGGCGGTGGGCCGCCACGCAGATCGCCGCCGACGACACCGTCCTGCTCGACGTCGGTTCCACCGTCGGGGCGCTCGCCGCCGAGCTGCGCGGGGCGCGGGGGCTGACCGTCATCACCGCCAGCCTCACCGTCGTCGGCGCGCTGTCCGACGCCGACGGGGTCACCGTCGAGTGCCTCGGCGGCCGGTTGCGCCCCGTCAGCCAGGGATTCCTGGGGCCCCTCACCGAGGCCGCGCTGGAACGGATCAGCGCCGACGCGGTGTTCCTCGGGACCGACGGGATCTCCGACGAGGGGGAGATCTGCGAAGCGGACCAGCAGCAGGTCCGGCTGAAGGAGCTCATGGCGCGGCGCGCGGACCGCGTCCACGTGCTCGCGCACGGGGCCAAGCTCGGGGTCCGCCCCTTCCACGCCTGGGTCCGGCTCCCGCTGCCCTGGACGGTCGTCACGGACGCCACCGCCCCGGCGGAACGCGTCGCGGCGCTGCGGGCGCGGGGCGTGGAAGTCGTCGTCGTCGACGAAACCGTGACCCCCACCTGACCCGCCGGGCGTTCAGCGGGCGCGCGCCCACTCCTGGAACGCCGCCGCTTCCACCGGCCGCGAGAACAGGTACCCCTGCACGACGTCGCACCCCATCTCGGCGAGCAAGCGCCGCTGCTCCTCCGTCTCCACACCCTCGGCGACGGTGCGGACCCCGACCGCGCGGGCCAGCTGCACGCACGCCTGCACGATGGCGGTGTCGCTCGCGTTCACCCCGAGGCCGGTGACGAACGAGCGGTCGATCTTCAACTCGTCGACGGGGAAGCGCTGCAGGTACGTGAGACTGGCGTACCCGGTGCCGAAGTCGTCGACGGAGACGCCCACGCCGAGGTCCTTCAACGTCGCCAGCGTCGCCGCCGCCGCGTCGGGATCCACGGCGAGGGCGGTCTCGGTGACCTCCAGGACCAGCAGGTGCGCCGCGAGCCGGTGACGGGCGAGCGCCCCCGTCACCGCGTCCACGAGACCGGGGTCGGTCAGCTGGCGCGTGGACAGGTTCACCGCGACCTCGACCGTCGCGCACTCCGGGTCGCGGGCCCAGCGCGCGGCCTGCTCCACGGCCGCGTCCAGCACCCACGCACCGAGTTCACGCACCAGGCCGGACTGCTCGGCGAGGTCGATGAACTCCGACGGCGGCAGCAGACCGCGCACGGGGTGCTGCCAGCGCACCAGGGCCTCCACGCCGCTGATCCGTCCGTCGTGCACCCGGACCTGGGGCTGGTGGTGCAGGCGCAACTGGCCGTCGGGGATGCCGCGGCGCAACTCGCCCAGCAGCCGCAGCCGGTCCGCAGCCCCGTCGTCGGTGCGGGGATCGTGCACCTCGACGCGCTGCCGGCCCCGGGCCTTGGCCCGCTGCATCGCCACCCCGGCGTCGTGCAGCGCCCGGTCCGCGTGGCCGGGCTCGGGGGCGGCGAGCGCCGCGCCGATGCTCGCGGAGGTGACGACCTCCAGACCGGCGAGGACGACGGGCGCGGTGAGCTCCTCCAGGAGCCGTTCCGCGAGGGCGCGCGCCGCGTCGAGGTCCTCGCAGCGGTCGACGACGACGAACTCGTCCGCGGAGGACCGCGCCACGACAGCCCCCTCGCGCACCACCGCGCACAGGCGCTCGGCGACCGTCAGCAGCAGTTCGTCGCCGGCGGCGACGCCCAGGCTCTCGTTGACGACGGCGAAGTGGTCGAGGTCCACGACGAGGACCCCGACCGAGGTGCCGGTCGCGGACTCCAGGTGCACCGACAACCCCGCGCGGTTCGGCAACCCGGTCAGCGGGTCCTGCAGCGCACGACGACGGCTCTCGGTCTCGGCGGCGGCGCGGCGGTCGTCGGACTCCTCGGCCCGGTGCAGGGCGGCGACGAGTTCCCGCTCGTGCGCGCGCCGCTCCGGCGCGCTGAAGACGACGACGCGCACCTCGTCCGGGACGCCGTCCGTCACGGGGGCGCGGGTGGCGGTGACGAGCGCCGGACGACGCACGCGGTCCGCGCCGACGATCTCCACGACGACCTCGCTCACGGTCCCCGTCGTGCTGAGCTGGGGCGCGCTGTGCGTGGACCACAGGATCCGGTCCCCGACGGGCAGCAGCCGGTTGAACGCCGACCCCAGCAGGTCCTCGCGCCGGTGCCCGGACCAGTGCAGGAACGTGTCGTTGACGCGGGTGACCCGCCCGTCGGCGTCCGTCGTCAGGTACCCGCAGGGGGCCTGCTGGAACAGCGCCTCGAACGCGGACGGGTCGTCGTTCACGCGGAGCGGCGCAGGTGGGCGAGGACCGCGGCGGCGGTCTCGTCGGGGGCGCTGACGTGGGGGCAGTGCCCCGACGCCTGCAGCGCCACCAGCGTGGCGTGCGGCAGCCGGTCGACGACCTCCTGCACGGCGCTGTCGGGGGCGAGGGCGTCGTCCCGGCACTTGAGGACCAGGGTCGGGGTGGTGACGCGGGTCAGCAGCTCGCGGGAGTCGGTGTGGAACGTGGCCCGGGCGAAGTCGCGAGCGGTGCCGGGGTGCAGCTGCCGGAACGACTCGGTGAACTCCTCCCCGAGCTCGGGTCGCTCCGGGTTCCCCATGATCATCGGAGCCACGGTGGCGGTCCAGGACAGGTAGTTGACGTCCAGGGAGTCCAGGAGCTCGGCGACGTCCTCGGTGGAGAAGCCGCCGTCGTACCCGGTGGCGGGGTCGTCGGTGTAGCGCGCCGACGGGGCGATCATCACCACCTGCGCGAACCGTTCGGGGGCGCGGAGCGCAGCCCGGGCGGCGATCATGGAACTCACGCTGTGCCCCACGACGACGACGTCGCGCAGGTCCAGCTCCTCGCACAGCTCGACGAGGTCGGCCGCGTACCCGTCGAGGGTCACGTACTTCTCGCGTTCGTAGGCGGCCGTGTCGAAGCCCCCCGCGCCGGCCAGGTCCAGCAGGACGACGCGGTGCGTGGGCAGGAGGGCGGGCAGCATTCGGTTCCAGCACTGCTGGTCCGTGCCGAAGCCGTGGACGAGCAGGAGCACCGGACCATCGTCGCGGCCGAGGGAGCGGACGTGGTGACGGGCCGCCGCGACGCGCGCGACGGTGGTGTCCCCGACGGTGGTGGGAGCAGGCACGACGAGTCCTTCCGGGAGGTGCCCGGCGCTGGGTCGACGGGTCCATCTCCTCCTTCGGCAGGTGGACCGGGCGTCTTGAAGCCGCAGGTGCCCGTCCCCGCCGGGGGAATGCCCACGACGCGGGGACGTTGTACTCACTGGCGGCGCTCCGTACGGCCCCGGGCTCCAAAACCCGTCGCTACGAGCGACCACCGTGCCGTCAGGCGCAGTCGGAGCGTCGCCACCTGACCACTCACTCCCGGCCCCGCCGGGTCGTCAACCGTCCCCAGGAGGACACCGTGAAGGGCGACAGGGTCGAGATCGTCGTGGACGCGAGTGGTGACACCCGCACCTACGAGGTCGAGGCCACCCGCGCCGGCCGCCGCGTCGACGTGACGCACGGCCGAGGCCTGGTCGAGGTCACCGAGGTCACCCGTGGTGGCACCCCCGTGCGCACGGCCCGGTTCATGGCCGCGCGCGTCATCGCGCTCGTCGAGCACCCCTCGCCGCGCTCAGCGGCCGAGGACGACGACGAGACCGTGCGTCCGCTGCGCGTCAGCGCCTGAGTCGTACGTCGGTCGGGGTGGTCCGCTACCCCGACCGACGGGGCTGATCCGGACGAGTGACAGCCGGGACACCGGGCTCAGGGATCGGCTCAGGCCGCCGATGAGTGGTGTCGGAGCAGGACGCCCGCCCCGGTGAGGGGGTGGCTGCGCAGGGCCCGAGGGCGATTTGCACTGGCCCGCGGGGGCCGCGTACTGTTCTTCATGTCGCCCCGGCGGGGCGGAAAACCTGGGGCTTGTGAGTCTGGGTGGTCCGCGTCTGGGGGTGGTGGTCATCTTGGGCGTCATCGGGTTGCAGTTTGGCTTGGTGTCGGGTTAAGGTGGGGAAGTTGTCCCTCTTCGGGGGCTCTCCGGTTCGGGGGGTTGTCCGGGTGGGTGCGTCCGGTTCTTGAGAACTCAACAGTGTGCCAAAAAGTGTTGATGCCATATGTATCAACCCCCAATGGCTGTTCATGTTCTGCTGCATCGTCTGGTGTGGTGGGGGTGGATGGTCGGGGATTCCTTTGGGATTGATCTCCGCCTCTTTCACGCCAGTGGGGGGTGGGGTTTTCGAGTCCAAGGGTCAACTATGAAGTGAAATGATCTACATCGCTGACTGTTCCTTTCGGGGGTGGTTGGGGGTGGAAGGTTTTTCGACGGAGAGTTTGATCCTGGCTCAGGACGAACGCTGGCGGCGTGCTTAACACATGCAAGTCGAACGGTGAACCCCTTCGGGGGGGATCAGTGGCGAACGGGTGAGTAACACGTGAGCAACCTGCCCCTGGCTCTGGGACAACCACTGGAAACGGTGGCTAATACCGGATACGACTCATCACCGCATGGTGTGTGGGTGGAAAGTTTTTCGGCTGGGGATGGGCTCGCGGCCTATCAGCTTGTTGGTGGGGTAATGGCCTACCAAGGCGACGACGGGTAGCCGGCCTGAGAGGGCGACCGGCCACACTGGGACTGAGACACGGCCCAGACTCCTACGGGAGGCAGCAGTGGGGAATATTGCACAATGGGCGAAAGCCTGATGCAGCGACGCCGCGTGAGGGATGACGGCCTTCGGGTTGTAAACCTCTTTCAGCTCCGAAGAAGCGAAAGTGACGGTAGGAGCAGAAGAAGCACCGGCTAACTACGTGCCAGCAGCCGCGGTAATACGTAGGGTGCAAGCGTTGTCCGGAATTATTGGGCGTAAAGAGCTCGTAGGCGGTGTGTCGCGTCTGCTGTGAAAACTCAGGGCTCAACTCTGAGCTTGCAGTGGGTACGGGCACACTTGAGTGCTGTAGGGGAGACTGGAATTCCTGGTGTAGCGGTGAAATGCGCAGATATCAGGAGGAACACCGGTGGCGAAGGCGGGTCTCTGGGCAGTTACTGACGCTGAGGAGCGAAAGCATGGGGAGCGAACAGGATTAGATACCCTGGTAGTCCATGCCGTAAACGTTGGGCGCTAGGTGTGGGGTCCATTCCACGGATTCCGTGCCGCAGCTAACGCATTAAGCGCCCCGCCTGGGGAGTACGGCCGCAAGGCTAAAACTCAAAGGAATTGACGGGGGCCCGCACAAGCGGCGGAGCATGCGGATTAATTCGATGCAACGCGAAGAACCTTACCAAGGCTTGACATGCGCGGTGGAATCCCAGAGATGGGGTGTCATTTAGTTGGTCGCGTACAGGTGGTGCATGGTTGTCGTCAGCTCGTGTCGTGAGATGTTGGGTTAAGTCCCGCAACGAGCGCAACCCTCGTTCCATGTTGCCAGCACGTTATGGTGGGGACTCATGGGAGACTGCCGGGGTCAACTCGGAGGAAGGTGGGGATGACGTCAAATCATCATGCCCCTTATGTCTTGGGCTTCACGCATGCTACAATGGCCAGTACAGAGGGCTGCGATACCGTGAGGTGGAGCGAATCCCAAAAAGCTGGTCTCAGTTCGGATCGGGGTCTGCAACTCGACCCCGTGAAGTCGGAGTCGCTAGTAATCGCAGATCAGCAACGCTGCGGTGAATACGTTCCCGGGCCTTGTACACACCGCCCGTCACGTCATGAAAGTCGGTAACACCCGAAGCCGGTGGCCCAACCCGTAAGGGGGGGAGCTGTCGAAGGTGGGACTGGCGATTGGGACGAAGTCGTAACAAGGTAGCCGTACCGGAAGGTGCGGCTGGATCACCTCCTTTCTAAGGAGCATCAACCACACCTCACAGACCACCGGCTCCGTCGTGGGTTGGTGGTGAGGGTGGGTGGGCCGGTTTCTTCGGACGTACGTTCCGGGGCCGGTGCTCAAGGGTGGAACATCAACACGATTCTTTCTGGCTTCTTCTGCTGTCAGTACCTCCCGCGTGCGGGAGTGGAACGCGGTGGGGAGTTCGGAAAGGGTCTGGCGCACTGTTGGGTCCTGAGGGACCGGCCGGCAACTCCGTCGAGTGATTGACGGGGTTGCGGGTGGTTTCTTGGTCTGGGCCTGCCTTGGTCATTCACATCGGCTTGCAGAGGGTTGTCACTTCGGTGGTGCTCTGCGGGTGCTGGTGGTGGTCGTTAGAGGTGGGTGCGGGTTGTCTGTTGAGAACTGCACAGTGGACGCGAACATCTTTTAGTAGTGGTGTTCGTCGAGTAGATAATCCTCTGATGATCGGACCGTTGCGTCCAGGGGCTCCTTCGTGGGTGTCTGGGTGGGTGGTCCGTGTCTTTGTGGTTTGGGTTCAAGTTTATCGCCTTGACCCGCATTGATCGTTCATCGCTGTTCTCGCTTCGGCGGGTGTGTGGTGGTGGGTGGTGTGTGGTGGTCAAGTGTTTAAGGGCGCATGGTGGATGCCTTGGCATCAGGAGCCGATGAAGGACGTGGGAGCCTGCGATAAGCCTCGGGGAGTTGGCAACCGAATGTTGATCCGAGGGTGTCCGAATGGGGAAACCCGGCCGTCGTCATGGGCGGTCACCCGCATCTGAATGTATAGGGTGCGTGGAGGGAACGTGGGGAAGTGAAACATCTCAGTACCCACAGGAAGAGAAAACAATTGAGTGATTCCGTGAGTAGTGGCGAGCGAAAGCGGATGAGGCTAAACCTGGCTCGTGTGATACCTGGTAGGGGTTGCGGGTGAGGGGTTGTGGGAGTGTTCTGGACTGGGCTACCACCTGGTCGGGGAGTGAGAAAGTCGTGGTGTAGCCGAAGGGCCTGGGATGGTCCGGCGTAGTGGGTGAGACCCCCGTAGGCGAAACATTGCGGCCTCCTTGGGAGCATGTCCCGAGTAGCACGGGGCTCGTGAAATCTCGTGTGAATCTGCCAGGACCACCTGGTAAGCCTAAATACTTCCTGATGACCGATAGCGGACAAGTACCGTGAGGGAATGGTGAAAAGCACCCCGGGAGGGGAGTGAAATAGTACCTGAAACCGTGTGCCTACAATCCGTCGGAGCAGGCTTGTACCTGTGACGGCGTGCCTTTTGAAGAATGAGCCTGCGAGTTAGTGGTGCGTGGCGAGGTTAACCCGTGTGGGGTAGCCGTAGCGAAAGCGAGTCCGAATAGGGCGTTTTTAGTCGCGTGCTCTAGACCCGAAGCGGAGTGATCTACCCATGGCCAGGTTGAAGCGCGGGTAAGACCGTGTGGAGGACCGAACCCACCAGGGTTGAAAACCTGGGGGATGAGCTGTGGGTAGGGGTGAAAGGCCAATCAAACTCCGTGATAGCTGGTTCTCCCCGAAATGCATTTAGGTGCAGCGTCACGTGTTTCTTGCTGGAGGTAGAGCTACTGGATGGCTAATGGGCCCCACCGGGTTACTGACGTCAGCCAAACTCCGAATGCCGGTAAGTGAGAGCGTGGCAGTGAGACTGCGGGGGATAAGCTTCGTAGTCGAGAGGGAAACAGCCCAGATCATCAGCTAAGGCCCCTAAGCGTGTGCTAAGTGGGAAAGGATGTGGAGTTGCGCAGACAACCAGGAGGTTGGCTTAGAAGCAGCCACCCTTTAAAGAGTGCGTAATAGCTCACTGGTCAAGTGATTCCGCGCCGACAATGTAGCGGGGCTCAAGTACACCGCCGAAGCTGTGGCATTCACATGTTAACCCCAGGTGCTTGGACTTGTTCTGAGTGTCTGCAGGTGTGTGGATGGGTAGGGGAGCGTCGTGTGTGGGGTGAAGCAGCCTGGTGATGGGTTGTGGACTGCACGCGAGTGAGAATGCAGGCATGAGTAGCGAATGACGGGTGAGAAACCCGTCCGCCGATTGACCAAGGGTTCCAGGGCTAGGTTCATCCGCCCTGGGTAAGTCGGGACCTAAGGCGAGGCCGACAGGCGTAGTCGATGGACAACGGGTTGATATTCCCGTACCGGCGTAGAACCGTCCATGGTGAGGCCGGGGATGCTAAGCACCCAAAGCCGCCACCACCTTCGGGTGGTGGTTGGTGGAGCGTGTGACCCGATCCGGTATTAGTCAAGCGTATTAACAGGGGTGACGCAGGAGGGTAGCTTCCGCGTGGCGATGGTTGTCCACGTCCAAGGGTGTAGGGCGTGCTGTTGGTAAATCCGCAGCGCTGACTTGAATGTCGAGCTTGAGACCTGATGGTGACCCTTTCGGGGGGAAGTAGGGTGATCCCATGCTGCCTAGAAAAGCCTCGGCGCGAGGTTCGAGCCGCCCGTACCCTAAACCGACTCAGGTGGTCAGGTAGAGAATACCGAGGCGTTCGAGTGAATCGTGGTTAAGGAACTCGGCAAAATGCCCCCGTAACTTCGGGAGAAGGGGGGCCTGAGACGTGAAGCTCCTTGCGGGCTAGCGTTTGAGGGCCGCAGAGACCAGGGGGAAGCGACTGTTTACTAAAAACACAGGTCCGTGCGAAGTCGCAAGACGATGTATACGGACTGACGCCTGCCCGGTGCTGGAACGTTAAGGGGACCGGTTACTCACCCTTGTGGTGGGGACGCTGAGAACTTAAGCGCCAGTAAACGGCGGTGGTAACTATAACCATCCTAAGGTAGCGAAATTCCTTGTCGGGTAAGTTCCGACCTGCACGAATGGCGTAACGACTTCCCCGCTGTCTCAACCGCGAACTCGGCGAAATTGCACTACGAGTAAAGATGCTCGTTACGCGCAGCAGGACGGAAAGACCCCGGGACCTTCACTATAGCTTGGTATTGGTGTTCGGGACGGCTTGTGTAGGATAGGTGGGAGACTGTGAAGCTCACACGCTAGTGTGGGTGGAGTCAACGTTGAAATACCACTCTGGTCGTTCTGGATGTCTAACTTCGGTCCGTGATCCGGATCAGGGACAGTGCCTGGTGGGTAGTTTAACTGGGGCGGTTGCCTCCTAAAGAGTAACGGAGGCGCCCAAAGGTTCCCTCAGCCTGGTTGGCAATCAGGTGTTGAGTGTAAGTGCACAAGGGAGCTTGACTGTGAGACCGACAGGTCGAGCAGGGACGAAAGTCGGGACTAGTGATCCGGCCGTGGAGTGTGGAATCGCGGTCGCTCAACGGATAAAAGGTACCCCGGGGATAACAGGCTGATCTTGCCCAAGAGTCCATATCGACGGCATGGTTTGGCACCTCGATGTCGGCTCGTCGCATCCTGGGGCTGGAGTAGGTCCCAAGGGTTGGGCTGTTCGCCCATTAAAGCGGTACGCGAGCTGGGTTTAGAACGTCGTGAGACAGTTCGGTCCCTATCCGCTGCGCGCGTTGGAAACTTGAGAAGGGCTGTCCCTAGTACGAGAGGACCGGGACGGACGAACCTCTGGTGTGCCAGTTGTTCCGCCAGGAGCATGGCTGGTTGGCTACGTTCGGAAGGGATAACCGCTGAAGGCATCTAAGCGGGAAGCCTGCTTCGAGATGAGGTTTCCGTGCCCCCTTGTGGGGTGAGAGGCTCCCTGTAGACGACGGGGTTGATAGGCCGGGTGTGGAAGCAACGACGAGAGAGTTGTGGAGCTGACCGGTACTAATAGGCCGATCACTTGTCTACCACGCACCAGTCACCATCACTGCTGAGCAGTGCGGTGGGGTGTGGGGTTGAGGCGAGTACTTGAACGGTTACGAGATCAAGCACCGCTGCTGGTGTTCGCGTCCATTGTGTGGTTCTCGGGAGAGAACTCGAACACACCACTCTTGCGCAGACTTTCGTCTGTCGGGGGTGGGGTGTGGTTTGATCCTGACCTTTGTGGTCCGGTGGTCATAGCGGTGGGGAAACGCCCGGTCTCATTCCGAACCCGGAAGCTAAGCCCACCAGCGCCGATGGTACTGCTCGGGAGACTGGGTGGGAGAGTAGGTCACCGCCGGCCACTCACACTTGCGAGACGTTGAGGGGATTCCCATCTCCTCCTTCCTGCGGGTGCTGCAGCTTGTGCAGCACCCAGCGGGAAGGAGAGGCGGGGATCCCCTCAACGCATTCCAGGACCTTTGCCGTGGCCACCACTGGGCTCTGTGGCGAGAAGACCAAACCGGGGGCCCGCCTCTCTGGCGGGGATCGATCCGCCTATGTCCTTCTGTCCTTGCCGGCCAGTGCGGCCCTCAGCTCCTGATGTTGCGTCGGTGACTCCGCTGATCGTTCGGGTGGGCTCCTCCTAGGCGCAAGCAGCCCTCTTCACGCCTTCCCGGCGGCCGCACTTTGAGTTCTGGACGACGCGGCAAGGGTCTACGAGCCTAGGGTCGTAGGACGTCGCTGCCCTTCTGAGCCACGCCGACTGTTGTTGTCGGGTGGAGGAGTGATCCCCACGTACCTCTGTCCAGCAGCGCGGATCGGTGTGTTCCTACGCAGGTGTAACCTCGCGGTTCATCGTCGATGGAGCCGCTAGTTGCAGGGGGCTGCCCTCCATCCCATGGCCGGAGCCGCTCGGCTCAGGCGTGCTGGGCCGTCCACGCAGCGTGCAGCCGGGAGTACGGGCCCCCGGCGTGGGCGAGCTCCGCAGCGGGTCCCACCTCGACGACGCGTCCCGAGTCGACCACGACCACCGTGTCGGCGGCTTCGGCCGTCGAGAGCCGGTGGGCGATGGCGACGGAGGTGCGCCCGCTGAGCACGCCCTCCAAGGCCCGCTGAAGCCGCACCTCCGTCGCGGGATCGACGGAGGACGTCGCCTCGTCCAGCACCAGCAGGTCCGGGTCCGCGAGGTGGGCGCGGGCCAAGGCGACGAGCTGACGCTCACCGGCGGAGAGACGCTCACCGCGCTGACCCACCGGCGTCGCGAGCCCCTCGGGGAGGGCGTCCAGCCAGGAGGACAGCCCGAGGTCGTCGAAGGCGCCGCGCACGTCGGCATCGGTGGCACCAGGCTTCCCGCGGCGGACGTTCTCGCCGACGGTGGCGTCGAAGAGGAAGCCCTCCTGGGGGACGGCCACGACCCGGCGGTGCAGCTCCCGCGACGGCAGGTCACGGGCGTCAACGCCGTTGAGCAGGACCCGGCCCGAGGTCGGGTCGACCAGCCGGGTGACGAGCCGGGACAGGGTCGTCTTCCCTGAGCCCGTCTCCCCCACGACCGCCGTGCGGGAACCGGGGCGGAAGTGCAGCGAGACCCCGGCCAGCACGACCTTGTCCGTGCCCGGGTAGGTGTAGGCGACGTCCTCGACCCGGACGTCGACGGGCCCGGCGGGCAGGGCCCGGGGTTGCGCGGGCTCGGGGACGGTGACGGGGGTGTCGATGAGGTCGACGACGCGGCGCCAGCCCGCGAGGGCGTTCTGCAGCTCGTTGAGGACCTCGGTCGCGGCCTGCACGGGGCCCACCCACAGCTGCGCGAGGAACAGGAACGCCAGCAGGCGGCCGAGGGTGATGTCACCGTCGAGGCCGAGCAGCGTGCCGACGACGATGACGAGGGCGACGACCAGCCCGGAGACGAAGACGCCCGAGGAGAACGTCACCGCCGTCGCGGTCTGCGCCTTCACGGCCTGCCGGCGGTGCGCCTCGATCGTGGCGTCGATGCGCCGCCAGGACCGCTCCGAGGCGGCGTGGGCGCGGATCACGTCGGCACCCACGACGGCCTCGGAGAGCGCGGCCAGCAGGTCGCCCATCCGCACCCGGACCGCCCGGTAGGCCCGGGTCACCGGGCGCTGCAGCCGCTGACGGGCCAGCACGAGCGGCACGAAGCAGCCCAGCACCACG includes:
- a CDS encoding putative bifunctional diguanylate cyclase/phosphodiesterase, giving the protein MNDDPSAFEALFQQAPCGYLTTDADGRVTRVNDTFLHWSGHRREDLLGSAFNRLLPVGDRILWSTHSAPQLSTTGTVSEVVVEIVGADRVRRPALVTATRAPVTDGVPDEVRVVVFSAPERRAHERELVAALHRAEESDDRRAAAETESRRRALQDPLTGLPNRAGLSVHLESATGTSVGVLVVDLDHFAVVNESLGVAAGDELLLTVAERLCAVVREGAVVARSSADEFVVVDRCEDLDAARALAERLLEELTAPVVLAGLEVVTSASIGAALAAPEPGHADRALHDAGVAMQRAKARGRQRVEVHDPRTDDGAADRLRLLGELRRGIPDGQLRLHHQPQVRVHDGRISGVEALVRWQHPVRGLLPPSEFIDLAEQSGLVRELGAWVLDAAVEQAARWARDPECATVEVAVNLSTRQLTDPGLVDAVTGALARHRLAAHLLVLEVTETALAVDPDAAAATLATLKDLGVGVSVDDFGTGYASLTYLQRFPVDELKIDRSFVTGLGVNASDTAIVQACVQLARAVGVRTVAEGVETEEQRRLLAEMGCDVVQGYLFSRPVEAAAFQEWARAR
- a CDS encoding DeoR/GlpR family DNA-binding transcription regulator; protein product: MPSAATGTRRSAIVDLALEEGLAHVEALAARFEVSPSTIRRDLAILTAEGHIARTYGGAIPISAHSETTLRQRMDEAHGAKTAIGRWAATQIAADDTVLLDVGSTVGALAAELRGARGLTVITASLTVVGALSDADGVTVECLGGRLRPVSQGFLGPLTEAALERISADAVFLGTDGISDEGEICEADQQQVRLKELMARRADRVHVLAHGAKLGVRPFHAWVRLPLPWTVVTDATAPAERVAALRARGVEVVVVDETVTPT
- a CDS encoding ABC transporter ATP-binding protein; amino-acid sequence: MSSGVLARSRELTPEFAEGIGVTLAIAAATTLGKLAVPVAVQQTIDSGVQAAGGPDVGRIVVLCALAALVVVITAGTAWIVNVRLFEATEAGLATLRVRAFRHVHDLAVLTQGGERRGSLVSRVTSDVDTISTFLQTGMLVLVLSAGQVLLATALMFFYSWQLALVVLGCFVPLVLARQRLQRPVTRAYRAVRVRMGDLLAALSEAVVGADVIRAHAASERSWRRIDATIEAHRRQAVKAQTATAVTFSSGVFVSGLVVALVIVVGTLLGLDGDITLGRLLAFLFLAQLWVGPVQAATEVLNELQNALAGWRRVVDLIDTPVTVPEPAQPRALPAGPVDVRVEDVAYTYPGTDKVVLAGVSLHFRPGSRTAVVGETGSGKTTLSRLVTRLVDPTSGRVLLNGVDARDLPSRELHRRVVAVPQEGFLFDATVGENVRRGKPGATDADVRGAFDDLGLSSWLDALPEGLATPVGQRGERLSAGERQLVALARAHLADPDLLVLDEATSSVDPATEVRLQRALEGVLSGRTSVAIAHRLSTAEAADTVVVVDSGRVVEVGPAAELAHAGGPYSRLHAAWTAQHA
- a CDS encoding alpha/beta fold hydrolase — protein: MPAPTTVGDTTVARVAAARHHVRSLGRDDGPVLLLVHGFGTDQQCWNRMLPALLPTHRVVLLDLAGAGGFDTAAYEREKYVTLDGYAADLVELCEELDLRDVVVVGHSVSSMIAARAALRAPERFAQVVMIAPSARYTDDPATGYDGGFSTEDVAELLDSLDVNYLSWTATVAPMIMGNPERPELGEEFTESFRQLHPGTARDFARATFHTDSRELLTRVTTPTLVLKCRDDALAPDSAVQEVVDRLPHATLVALQASGHCPHVSAPDETAAAVLAHLRRSA